The genomic stretch tttatattttaattaaaatattatagtttagtgtttagtaaaaattataaaatttgatgaaaaagttaatattaaatgaaaaaagttatataatgaaatacattGTAATTATTAattaccttattcagtgaatacaattaaattatcagTAGTTTTCTTATTTataaagatgctttttggagggaaaattttagAGTTCACCCAtttatttagtaaataggggattcttCCAAATCATGTGAACAAACCCTCATAAAACTCAGTCTTAACATCTTCAACAAAAATTTGTAGTAAAGCACACATTCattttcatttgttaccatcACTAAATGACATTTATACATCACATAACAGTCTTACATAAAATAACACCAATCTAACTAATAATTTTCCCTTTTTTGAAAATTTAAATTGCTTTCTCTAACATATGAAATTATGAAACTAATTATATTGTAGGTAGAAATAATAACACTCCATAAATACCACAATTTAAAATTTATAAGAAATCATCCCAACAATCAATTTTCTACCATATTCATTTATATTAAAAGAAATTGAAACTAATTGGAAAAACtctaccaaaaataaatttaatataagaaacaaaaataataaaTGTCACAATGCATCATCCATTTGCACACTTCCCTTTCTCAATGCCTCATCTAACGGATCTTGCCATCCCCCACACTCTTATCTTCCATTCtacacttaatttaatttattaatcatcaaaataatttatttatttaacttaattaattttttaaaaaaagttgtccAAGTTGTGGTAGTGCATATATATAGACCACATTGAAGATCTATTGAGAGGTCAGTCCATTACACATAAAAATAAAGATATCATCAACAACTAAATATAACCATCAATATCATCTATCTATATATCAACAAAAGTGATTTGTAGTAAAGCACACATTCATATTCATATACACACAAAAAGCTAAGGCTATGGCTGCATCTTGGGTTAAAACAATCACATCTCCATTCAAGAAAGCTTGCACTTTTCTCAATCATCAACCTCCTAGAGATAAAAAATCCAAGCAAGGTATATTTTCaatatttcttcactcttttacatcctttttttttttaatttgttatattactcGTTCTGTCTCAATCATCCGTCTGCCTTTGTAATTACtcgtgtctcattcatttgtCTGCCTTTGCTCCTCACGAAGAAtaagaaagacaaacaaataattgagacaaaATGAGTTGATTTTTGAGTTTAGTATATATGGGCATCTATGAAAAGGGAAGGTTTACAAACCTAGATGAGAATTAACGTATTCTATAGTCTTTATCTCGATCTTAACCACTAGAATGAGATCTTATCGAGTTGTTATGTGACTTGTGTCGGTGATTGTACCACTTGCTCCTCTTTTTTTAAGTGACTTTAGGAAAAAGGTGACAATTGAAATAGTCAAGATTGGTGGTTATCGTCATGAAATAGATCTTTTGATACAATATCTTGATTTCTTAACCCATCTAAAAGATTTGTTAGTTACATAATGACCGTTTTACAAAATCTAGTATAAAATCGTCTTATATAAAAATTGGGCATTCATCATAATTCACAAAGGCATTAATCAATAGGAGTATGCATCTTGATGTAAGATAAGCTATGAAAGAATGGAATTAAGTGATGGAACTTTACCCATACAATATAGAGACAAAATTGGTGGAAGGGTCATAAAAGACAAAGTTAAAATGCAATCTATATGGACCAATGGGTGGAAAATCACTCAAAAGGTTAATAACTAATTGAATAGTTACCTTACCTTACAATTAATCTAATTGTTCATTTGTTCCTCAAGTTTATAAACTTGTTTAAGATAATCAGTTTATATTAACCTAAGTGATTTACTAGTTTAATACTCCTCATCTCATTTTCAAGTCCAGACATCGAGTCAATTTAAAATTAAACTCATAAAAAAGGACCCCGATATTTGGAATTTGTAGGGTGGGAGTACAAATTATTATTAGTTAGAAAATAAGACTCTAGACATGTGTTCAACACATGATATGTTAGACACGTGTATGAAACTAACCCACATCTTTGGAACTCGGAAGGAGAATGTCCACTACGACTTAGTTTATAAAATCGATAGCTTTCTCCTAATTCTGTAATATAGAACATTTACATATAACACATCTAATCAGGGTTATTACGTCCACTAATGTGGACGTTAGACACGTGTCGACAAACAATAAATCACTATATATCGTAAATGGTTGTTATtagtttgaaatgattgaaatcTAATAAGTGATTACTTATTGATTAAACAGGAATTGAGAATACAGTAATGGCACTACAAGGAGACGTAATGGCATGCGGATACGAGGATGTCCAGGTCATGTGGTCCATGTTAGATAAGTCCAAGCCAAGTCCCTACAATATGACTTCCTGACTCCTCAGCCTTGAGACTTGGCTTGGGTTATCCACAGTTCCACACCCATTCACCTCATTTCTCTCTCGTCCCGGTCCGAACCCGATCTATCCGCCTCGATAATCGTTTCCATGTAGATATTTATGGTATTTTGGATATTGTCGTTGGAGGAGATAGcatacaaaaatgaaaaaaaattgtaGCATTAGATGGATTAAGAAGAGTATGGTTATTTGCCATGCCTAGTGGATTGGCTTCACCATTTCTTGGGTtagaatttttattttttaacctTTTAGTTTGTAATGTGCCTGCCTAACAGAGAATCCCTGTGATGGATAATAGCTATCATGGTGTGATTTTTTTTCATGAaaattttatggtttttttttctttaaatcaAATTACAACTTAATATTATCCCAATTTCGAAGCACAAGTTCTTACTTGTCAACTGTCACAAGTTTATGACAAtttacatttaatttaaataatgtTAAAAAGAAAAGGTAGCTATGAGATGTCACAAGTAAGACTTGTTAATCTCTACGTATCATGGAGATCGAAAATTGAAATTCAACTTAAGAATTCGTTCTTATAAAGCCTCATCAATTACGAAATGCataaacttataaatttgtatAGAATCGTTATATACTTTTGATGTATTATCCACTACATCAAATTGATACAAAGCATAAATGATTTACCATGCATCTTCTCTCTACCTTGAACTCTTGACCCAAGGCAATAGCCATAAAACTTTGACAACGTGATAACATGGGTATCATGAAGAAATTTCAAGGAAAGCAGGAGTTTTCATTCCTTTTCCTTTGCATGAAGAACGCCATCAACTTACGCATTCACATTTGGGTTTAAGAGTTGTGAGTTGGGTTATGAGGAGCTTGTTTTACATATTGCCAATAAAAAACGGCTTTTGTCTAATTCCTCTCTGGTTAGCACAGTATCCTTGGTTCTGTTTCAATTTGTTGCAGTCAAAGAGAGCTCGAGCATGAAGTGTTGTCGCAAGCTAAGGTGCGTCATTCCATTCATTCGCCGGGGTTGAATAGTTAGGTCTAGTGCTAATTCGAGGAGGAGATTGTCGGTTTCCGTTGACAATTTACCTTTTTTTTGCAGGTACACAGAGAATGCTAATGCTAATGATGTTGGAGTTAAAAGGTCTAAAAGGAAGGAGGTCGACTTGCTCCAGTTAGAAGGACTACTATCATCCACCTTTTAAGAAATGTCGTATTTCGGTTTCAGTTACTTTGGCTTGTAATTTCTAAAAGTTTAGGGGTATCTAATTCCCCTATGTTGATattgtaagtttttttttttaattgtaattGAATACTGTGTAATCTCCTCTTTATAGTTTTTATAAGATAATACACGTTTGTCTAAGCTTGGGCAGGCTTGGAGTATGTTTGACCCGGGCCAGGCCCGTGGTGAGTGGAGGGCGAGCCAGGCTAGCCGGTGTTTTTTTCATTAAATTAGCAGGCCAAGGGCGGGCCTGGTTTGTTTTTGAGATCCGGGCCAGGCCATGGAGGGGAGACGGGCTTGGTGGGTCGGGCTGAGGCAAAAGGAGCCCACTGGACAGGTTGAGCCAGGTCGGCCCATTCAGTTGGCCAGCCCTAACTACATGTACATACATTAGAGATTTAAAGTAGGTTTCATGTTTCAAGAATGGGCAAGTTTTGCCTCAAAAGTTATAATCTTGAGTCCTCTGTTCCGTTAATAATCAAAACTCGAGACATGTAAATTAATACTCACTCTAGAGTAAAATAATCTTCTCATTGTCCATTTGTGATCAAAGTTCAAATTATTTTTTATTGTTAAAATATATGAAAATTTGTAAATGTAACTACAAAATATTTACATTCATTATCATATAAATgaagaaaaacataatacaaGTGATATTTTGGAGAGCACAATGTCAAATTAGAAAATTAGGCTGTTGTTACTCATTTAGAGAAAGGAAGACACTACTTTACTACTAGGTCCATATCACCATATGAATGAGATCAATTAAAAGAGGGATTTTTTCTAACAACAATAAATCGATTTATATATACATGTGTAAACTACAAGAATATCTGAGTcatgaacattatatttttgagcaataggtcttggtatagacgggtggggcgaacagacgggtaaagacctctaataaaatgggtaggggggacaaggtggggcacccccatgtgcttcccactttatggcaaatgggtattttgtgaggggaaatggtatccgtctatacgtatagacggatagtgtccgtctataatgagaatttgtgatttttgAGTACGTAGTTGCTAATTTGTGAGCAAATTTAACGTCTGAGTTGTTACAAAGGTGAAAACAAAACTTATTAAATCTGTAGTTATACTTAAATCTTATCTACAGGGTATCGTATTACAATGTGCACTGAATTTTTGGTGTAATGACTGAGAACTTGAAGTAGCTGTTAAGAAAGTTATGTAGTAATAAAATGCTTAAGATATTGTACAAAAATCCAATCGAAGGTCTTTGATCAGCAAGTGTACTCGTTAATTCAATATGTTAAAACTAAGTAAATCGAAAGATGAATAAGTAGAGCCCTCAAAATGGACTGATGAAACAGATGTGTTGCTTTGACAAACTGAGCTAAATCGAAGCAGTAATGATTAAAGGGGGTTAGCTGTTAGGAATCTTGATTATGAGTAGGAGGAACTAGGAAATGTGCAATCCAATAATTTGGTTGTACTTTCTACATATTGTACATGTGCATGTGTTCATATATATGCCAAATAATTTATAACTAGTATGTCGACTTTCCTATCAAGTACATCCACTCAAGTTACGTACATCTCAAATTCTCAATTAAACTATAAGATAAAATGTACAGTATTCCGTAATATCTTTTTCACAATTTTTCACATATtcttttaattattattgt from Silene latifolia isolate original U9 population chromosome 2, ASM4854445v1, whole genome shotgun sequence encodes the following:
- the LOC141637449 gene encoding uncharacterized protein LOC141637449, with the protein product MAASWVKTITSPFKKACTFLNHQPPRDKKSKQGIENTVMALQGDVMACGYEDVQVMWSMLDKSKPSPYNMTS